CGCAGCCCCGCGGGGCTCCCGGTGCGGAGATGGGGCCCCCGGAGGAAGGGGGGCACCGGCGGGGCATGGccatggcggcggcgggcgaggaggaggaggaggcggcggtgAACCAGGGCGCTCTGCACCACCAGCGGGTGCTGATCAACATCTCCGGGCTACGCTTCGAGACCCAGCTGGGCACCCTCAACCAGTTCCCGGACACGCTGCTGGGGGACCCAGATAAGCGCATCCGCTACTTCGACCCGCTTCGCAACGAGTACTTCTTCGATCGGAACCGACCCAGCTTTGACGGCATCCTCTACTTCTACCAGTCGGGGGGCAAGCTTCGGCGCCCCGTCAATGTGTCCATTGACGTTTTTGCAGACGAGATCCGCTTCTaccagctgggagaggaggccatggagcgCTTCCGGGAGGACGAGGGCTTCatcaaagaggaggagaagccaCTGCCCCACAATGAGTTCCAGCGCCAGGTCTGGCTGATCTTTGAGTATCCTGAGAGCTCCAGCTCGGCCAGGGCCATCGCCATCGTCTCCGTGCTGgtcatcctcatctccatcatcACCTTTTGCCTGGAGACTCTGCCAGAATTCAGAGATGAGAGGGAAATGCCCATGCCCCTGCCACCTCAAAGTGGAGGTTTGAATGGCACAACCAGGGACTCCTCACCCATGCAGCCACCCAGTAGCCTCTCTGATCCCTTCTTCATCATTGAGACCACTTGCGTGATCTGGTTCACCTTTGAGCTTCTTGTCCGCTTCTTCGCCTGCCCCAGCAAGCCTGAGTTCTCCCGCAACATCATGAATATCATCGACATCGTGGCCATCATCCCCTACTTCATCACCCTGGGCACTGAGCTGGCCCATGAGCAGCAGGAGCCTAGGGCTGGCAGCAGCAATGGGGGTGGGGGCCAGCAGCAAGCCATGTCCCTGGCCATCCTCAGAGTCATCCGCCTGGTCAGAGTCTTCAGGATCTTCAAGCTCTCCAGGCACTCCAAGGGTCTGCAGATCTTGGGACAGACTTTGAAAGCCAGCATGAGGGAGCTTGGCCTCctcatcttcttcctctttattGGAGTGatcctgttttccagtgctGTCTACTTTGCTGAGGCTGATGACCCTGAATCTCATTTCTCAAGCATCCCTGACGCTTTCTGGTGGGCAGTTGTAACCATGACCACTGTGGGCTATGGGGATATGCGACCTGTCACCGTGGGGGGCAAGATTGTGGGTTCCTTGTGTGCCATTGCAGGTGTGCTCACCATTGCCCTGCCTGTCCCTGTCATTGTATCAAACTTCAATTACTTCTACCACCGAGAGACTGATCATGAAGAACAAGCTGTCCTCAAGGATGAACACAGTAGTGCTCAGGGCAGCGCAGCTGGAGGAGATGCAAAGCGAAGATCCAGTAGAAACTCTCTGAACAAATCTGTTGTGCACTTGGAAAACAGTGAGGGGTTCAACAATGGCACCAGCTCCTTAGAGAAAACCAATATCAAAGCTAAAAGTAACACAGATCTCAGAAAATCCCTCTATGCTCTCTGTCTTGACACAAATAGGGAAACAGACCTGTAAGGAGAGGACAGTTAGAGATGCAGAACGATTTGCTGGTGTCAGAAGCTTCCTACTATAATTATTCTTCTGGTACCAGTTAGTCTTCTAAACCATGTTATGTTTTATAAATTGATCGCTGTCCTGAACAGTCCTCCAGGAATACatgtttttatgttctttttccaTGACACAAAGGGTcacctatttttaaaatggacTAAGAATAAGCTACGCTCCATGATGCAGGAGCTGGTAAAACATGACAGTACAAATTCTAATTTCTAGAAACTTGTTTTAGTAAATGGTGGTTGGTTTTTAAATGGGTCATTTGTAATCAATTCAGTCGCTCCAAGTTTCATATTAAAGAGTTGGGGCATGTGTGTGTAGAAAATGAATGGATTGGGGgaatttgaggggttttgtaCGGTAGTTTGAAACTGAAACTGTTCcaatatattttatatctgtATAACTTTATTTGTGGTTGAAAGGGGATTTCTTATTCCTGTGAAATACAACATCATTAAAGCACTAGGAACATTAGCAGATCAGCACTTTCAGAGTTTTCTACTTGTGATCAGTACAGATCTGGTTATCTAGCATGTGAAGTGAATTTGGTGCTTTTAACCCTATAGCAGAAAACTTTTATTGTCATTGATATATTAGTCTCTTGTGAGCCTTAAGTTATTAAATATTGTAGATATACTTCTTTATGAATGATTTTATTAGCTACCTTCCTGTTTCAGAATTTCCAAATAATTCAGTCCTGTGCTTACTGTCCCCTCTCAAAAATGTATGTgcagcttttaaattttttttgtagttttacagttttatgcttttgttatatttttgagactgaaagaaaaatattgtctgCTGTTACTGGTTTTGATCCAAGTGCACAACAGATCAGAAGCACTACAGAGTGGATAGATACAAGAAGAAAGTAGGATACGAGTGCAGTATCTTCAAAGCTATCTTCACTCTACACTCCAGATTACTTTGGCACATTTATCAGACACCTTCATGTATCCATGCCATTTGCATACACAGTTCACTGCTTTTAATTATCACAGACTGGAAACTGATGGCACGTTGTCTAACACAGCATGCCATGCTACTTAAATAACCATTGTGTGGCTTATAATTTGGACTCAGATGGAAAGCATCACCTTTCATCAAAACACATCCTTTCTCTTTGATttccaaacaaaacattttcagtccTGTGGATTTTACAGTTGAGATGTTGAAAGATGGATAGCATTATATTCATCGTGGTAACAAAGCACTATACAGCTTCCTAGTGAAGACTATCACAGAGTTGCTTCTTTACTTTGAGGCAAAGGTCTGCGTTGTCGTTTTTCTTGCAAAGGACATCTCTGTTTTCCCCTCAGACTTCTGTTTTATTGCTGAAGGATGTTTCTTGCCTTTACCAGTAGTACAGCAAGCCTAGCAGAAAGAGGAGTCCTGATTTGTCAGCGCTTAAGGTTTGTTTTTAACAATTTTTCTAATAGAACTAAGTGAATATTAAATCAGGATTGTATGCACTGTGATAAATTTAAGTCAGCTTTGCAAAACAGTGCTTTGACATTCTCTCGTCTAGACACAAATTCTTCTTAGCTGTCCTTTACTATGCCGTTTATGATAATGGCCAAATGCatggtatttttcctttgtattcaGTAAAACAGGCATGGTAAGTGCTAAGAAAGTAGTATTTTTCATGTTGGGGATAAAAAATCGTCACACAGAGCTCAGCTCAAATCCTGGTATGATGGAGAAGGGGGCTGAAGCTCATAATAGAGAACAGGATCTCTCACATTAATTTTAGAGTGTTGCTTTCTAGGctggtttgcttgtttgtttagaTGGGGAATGATGTCGTAATATGCTGAGAAACTGTCAAGACaagactggcagagaaaatGCCCAGTCCAGCTGCACTCCAGACTTGGGCAGATCTGTCTGCTTTATCGAGAATTTTTGCATCAAGGTGAAGTGCAGAATTAGACCTTTGATGAGGCTCGatctaaaatgaaacaaaaaaaatggtataATTGCCTCTTGCACATGCTGAGATCTAGATCACTGGTGGACTTAGAGTGAAGCTTTTTGCTCAAGCAAGTTGTTTGATTTACTTTCAGTGATTGAATCCATCTGGCTTGCCTGTTTGAGTATTAAAGAATTCAGTGAGTGTTTCAGGATCAAATTTTGGTTCTGTCTTCCTCTAACTATTACCCCCACCTTCCTGACCACTTTCATCTTCCGTAGTTTGCTCTTCCAGTTGTGCATTGTGCTGTATTAGACTGAAGGATCCTCAGAGCTCAAGTAATGTGTATTTATACAGTCCCTTGTTTAACAGTGGAAACGTACTTATGGCCCAGGCTTCTGGGTATTAGTGATGTGAATTGCAGTGAACAGCAATTATTGCAGTTAGTAAAATAACACGGTGTAAAACTGATGCAGGTGAAAACAGATCAAGGTGACAGGAGCAGTTTGAGCTGATCACTGCTaacaagaaagagaaagctttgttttcctcattatttttcagttttcttcctcatatTCTTGGGCCCTTTTATTGCTTACCCTGAACTTGTTCTGTCCTTGTGCAAGTGCACGTCAAGTACAAGTGCTGTCTTCTTTTCCAGGAGCTGTTTGAGCTCACTAATCTAGCAGAAATTCCAACACAGCAAAACCAACAGCAGCAAAGTAGATAATTTTCTGTCAAATTAGTGAGTTGGAAAGCAAGCGTGTGCCAGAACGAGTGTAAGGAAGGGCTGGGGAAGGCTACTGGCATGGGGAAGTGAGGAAGCAGGGGAAATGAAATCCTCAGCCTTCAGTGGCAGTGAATTAGATTATCACAACTGCTTGTTTAAACCCCACTTTGTGTTTGCAGAGATATCACAGGATTTGATCTTGCAAGGTGCTGGGGGCCTTTAACTTCCCACTGGAGCCAGTCTGCAAGCAGGATTACAGTCTATATGCCCTGCCGTAACTGAAAGTAGTATTTGTTGCAATCAAGATCAAGACCTATGCAATTTTTGCAAATAATTCTTCAACCTTCAGACTGAGCAGGCTGCATTTTTTCTATAATAAAACAACAGAACTTCATAATACAAAGAGAATGAATTATTCTCAAAATatagttaaaaatatttgtttggcTTGGCTTTCTAACCAGTTGTCAAGCACAGGACATACAAACTCGGCTTTGACACCTTCTTTACAAGGATGCATAATTTCTACTTGCTTATAAGGCAGAAAAGGATTTGCTTTCTAATGAGAGATGTTGCTGCCATCTCAGACACTGAGTAATACAACCAGAAACATGGTTAGATCATAGTTCAGCAAAGTGCTTATTAGCATGGGCTCAGCTTTAAGTACATGCTTCAGTGAAGCATTATTCAGCGGGTATTTTAGATGCACTGATCTTTGAGTTTATTACTTAAAGACAAACCCTGAAGAAACCTTAGACCCATCAGTTCCTGATGGGCTTCCGTGCAAATATTTAGGTACATGGTAAAATTTTTGAGACTGAAAACAAGTGATGCTGCAGGACACTCTAATCAGAACACCAGATTCTTACTACAGAAAGAATACCTATTCTGCAGCCACGTCTCATCACAGCAGTCCTCTTGAGTACCAGGATTGTCTGCATGAAGAACGGCAACTTTGGCCTGGATAAAGTGTAATTGCACTTTCCAGCAGTGAGAACATGCTTTGGCTGTCATTGATTGTGGTGTCAAGAAGCTTCATTGAGTTCAGTAGTCAGCCTGTATCTGTGCCTGGGACACAAACAGTACAGAAGGCTCATAGCATACCAATGCAAATTTCTGCCACTAAAGAGTATGAAGGAAAGAGACAACCAAATCAGTCTGAGAAGGCTCCTATAAATGTGAAACAGGAAGAGAGTTTAGGCTATGCATGCCAATTCTGcactcattacaagaaagaaatctgtCCAAACCATTATTGATTTTATGTTAACTGGCCTGGAATGAAAAGCAAGCTGAATAAAACCTCTTTGGAAAATCAAAAGCCACAAGGTATTAAAGCTAAATGAATAGCAAATTATTgcaaatgtagaaaaaaaaaaaaagccaaaacctaACACTTTTTTGTAGACTCTTCTGACTAGGAGCTACATCACAGGTTTATCACCTCACACATGCCTATATGCAGTAGTTTTAATGGCTTGTTGTTTTCTGCAGGGCAGTACGTACTGAAATACGTTACCCTTCCAATCTTCTGTTTTGGGGATGCTGAACTGAATATTCTTTTGGGTTACCAGTAACGTAAGTTTAGTTTGCTTAGCCTGGCCTCAAGGGGATTCTACATTCCCATTTTACTTTTCCATCATTCTGCAAAATGATAAAACAGTAACTAGCAGTTATGTAACACCTTTCATCTCCTAGCACTTTATGAGCAATAGTACAATGATATTTTCTATACCAATGTAGTAAAGAAAACACTGTGGAAGGGAAGACAGGGACTTATAGGTGGAGAAAGGGCCAGGTGAGGCACAAAAATGAGCTGACTTGTCTGGACTGGGACATCTAAAACATGAAATctcaggaagggagggaagggaagggagaagattcaCTCTGGGGTCTCTTGCTGGTTTTTAGCATGGCTCTTGGTGGCTCCGCAGGCAAAGGCTGTATGCCGGCATCTATCCACTGTGACCCATTTGGTGGGGTCACTGAACACAGATGGAGAGTTAAGGCTTCTATAAACAGCACAAACAAACCCCTCTTTTCCgtgctttttttatttggagtctaaggaaaaaaatgtcatttctgcTGGCTGTTCCCTGGCCTCTTGTGCTGCAAACACTGCTGTTCTGGTGATGTGGGCTCTTGATGCACAGCACACTGAGCACTGTTCTGAAGTAGCTTTCCTTCTCCATGTATGGCTTTTCACTTCTAATTGGGTAACAAAGCAAGTATCAGTTCACTTTTAGTCTGATGGAAGATATTTGCAAGCAAAAAGCCTTACTCTTCTGTAAACTGTGAGTTAATCTAGTTCTGAGGTAAAGCAGGGAGACCATTTAGCAGCATGCAACAATGCCACTTAGCTGTAGTGAGGAATGTAGCTCCCTAGCTGAGATTCGTTCAAGTCACTTGGCAAGATGTCATGACCAGTGGTGAAGTTTGACTTGGGCCTGCAGGCAGATTGCTGTCACGCTTAGGGAATAATGAAAGGAGGGTTTTAAAGACCTAATTAAGACTTTGGTCTTGCTACTTGGCCAGTGATGAGATCAATGTGTTGTAAGGCAGTCAGAGTGTTGGAAAGACCTCGCTGATAATGAGGTGGATCCTGTTCAGGACAGAGGGGCAGCAAGGAAACTGTGAGATAAAGTATAACAGTATCTGTCTGGTTTTGGTGCAGCATTAGTCTGCCATTTTGTGACCACTGATTTCACTAACCTACCTCTGTAAGCTAgtagaaacatttaaaaaatgaaatacaaaagatCTTTATAATAATATAGcttataaatcaaaattattgtTCCAAAATTGTTCTGGCAAGACTTCTGTAATACTTGGAACTAGAAGTATTTTTTAGAACATGatatttaatgtatttgtagCTTCTCTAAagttttttggttggttgtttttgatttttttttcactttcttgctGTATGCATTAACTGCTCCTCAGTTCTCCTAGTCAAATGTCTGTTGCATTTGCCTTAATTTGGGACCTAAGGGTCCTGATATACTTCAGTGGAGCTGGGCCATGCTGTCTGACCTCAGTGTGTCACGTCATAGTATGAATAAACACAGCAATTCTTCAGTAATTACCTGTGGGTCCATTGGCCAGAGCAACTCCCATAGCTGTATGATGAAACATTGTGAAAAATGTGGGTATGATATCATGAAAATTGCATGAAATAAAAGGTTTGTATTAATTGGAACAGAAGAAAGTAAGCTTATAATGATATGACTAAAGAATTAATTGAAAGTAGAAGTTGCAAAGATAAATACCAgcttgtttaaagaaaaagaacagcattCGTACAGAGTTAGCATATGCATTGTAgtgctttcttgcttttgtaATCTAGTAGTGTAGGTCCTTATTTGATATATTTTGGTGTCTGTACAGTATTTTTACCAGGACTGAAAAAGGTGAAACCAGAGTCAGACACAGAACTGTTGTGAACCAGTGCTTTGAATATGGCTTGCTTACCTGgaagcattctttttttttattctcttggTAATACCAATTGATGCAATAAaagctcttttcttccttcataaGTACTGCAAGAAAGCATGTTTATATAGTTAGCATAGCGTTGTTGAAATCACCTAAGTATGGAATCCAGTAACTACAGTACCAGATTCTCACCACAGTATCAGCACTGCCTAATTTGTTTTGTTCCCCAGTATTGTAAATGCATGGAACTTGGTTCTGTGGTTGTACCAGCTTGTGTGCCACTTTCCTTTGAATTAACAGCTCAGCTGCCTTTTTTAAGGTAATCCATTTTTTTTACCAATGGCGTGATGAATCTAACTCAGCAAAGAGTTTGCCATTCTGGGTTCTAAAATCCCACTTCAGGGAGTAGTCCAATTTAAGACTAGCTTTGCATCCCGAGCATAGGGGCGTTCTCTAAGAACTTTGTGCTCAAAACAGATGCCTGAATTTTGTTCTCATTGATGCCTGGGTGAATCCAAAACAGCACTGCTAAAATCCAATGACTCTGCCAGCAATCTTGTTTCCATTGTTCTGAAGGAGATGTAGCATCATGTGATTTCAGTGGATTTCTCCTTGTTTGACTTGGTGTGACATGAGGGTTCCAGtggaaaaatattactttaaattTTCAACTAATTGACTTGATTTGCATAAATGACCTAATCTAATAGTAAAACTAATAACTTTCCTAGCTGGCAACAAAGTGTTTCCATTAGACCATAGGCTTCCCAGCACACGTAGTCTGTATGATTACTGCACAATTAATCCAGACAGAATTTAGAATTTACCTAAATTAATTTGCAAATTCTCCTCTGTATTAGTAATTTGATCATGTTCACTGTCATCAGGAGGATGTTTCCAAAGAAATAAGTGCAAGTTGTAACACTTGTCTGACatgcagaagacaaaaaagaaagatatatctcatttctttatttcaactACTCTGTGCCGTGGAGACAATTATTTGGGATTTTGTAGGAAACAGCTTTTAAGCAGCCAAGGataactgcatttaaaaaaaaacccaaaacatcctgtattattttctcctctACCATTCATATGCCCTTTGCAGTTCTTCTCACATGAGTAACTCGGGGTTCCTCAGGTTTCTTCAGGCTTCACTGGTGTTATCTGAGAAGACGCAGATCCAAGATGAAgagatgcttttgaaaatagcagtgatttgcatttttcctttatcttcCAACTCCAGTTCTTTCATTGTTGGGTTATCTTGGCTCTTACTTTTTGGATTAATACCTcactcctccctcctcccttcacTTTTATCACACAGTGTATCTGATACTGATAGCAGTCATTACTGCACAGCAGTGAGTGGCAGAGCTGTCCTGCTGCTGTACATAGCAGACAAGATTAGTTGATGGGTATTCTACATCTGCCTCCCTCCAGTTTCAGATGGATGTGTTGGTAGAAGTTGTTGTGTTAAAATTGACAAAAAGCATCTTGCCACCTTGGATGGGAAACCATAGTAACTCCCCTCTCAGGGCAGTGGTAATTCTacccttctccagttttctgACAAAGCCAGTTTGGAGATAAATGTTGAATTATAGGGTCTCTTCTCTCAGATTGTGACTCCAACACAGGCCAGGCAGTGGTggtttctgtgtggtctgttgCCTGCAGGTGAGGAGTACAATTAAACCTTTCAACTCTTCTCATAAGAATACAATTGCATAACAAATACTCAAATTGAGGGTTGCGCTTTGTATGAAGATACTAGGAGAAGTTGTGCAATTTAAAATCTACTAGCTTAGTAGCATAGCTGTCTAAGGATCTACAGTGTGTACAGAGACCAGAGATTAGTAAGGttaaatttccttctttccttcaccACTTCAGTGGTGATGCCCTAGCACTTAGTTATTCACCCAGGAAATCTCACAAATCCTTACCAGGGTTTTCTTTGCTCCCTCCAGAATTAGTGGGAATTAGTTAGATTTACAATGCTTGAAGTTAGAAGCTGCTATTCTTAATTCTCTCTGTCAAGTTCAACAATTTTAAAACCTCTTATAACTGCtctttctctacctcctcctttTTTAATTGTAAGAAATTAATGGGATGGAGTGCGGGAGAGAAGGATAGgaagcagaaaattatttgcattatttaaGCAGTGTAGCCTTataatatttttccatcttGCTTAAAATGATTTGAATGTCTGAGAGGGTATAATTGTGGGAAGGATTTAATGTGAATTTGCAGAGCAGATTTTATGAGTTCCTTAGTTCAGAAAGTGCTATCATTTTTAAGGCAGTACTGTATAAGATTCTTATTCAAAGACAGGGAAGTTTAATGTGAAAATAcatgttgttattattttattagtaCAAAATTAATTTAGGAATGTTGTAATTTGGAACTATAATCTTTAATGTGCTGAGAAATTGTGGCCATGTAAGAGAACTGATGCAAAGGAACAGCCAGTCTGGAGgctgacaaatattttcctgggaAGGAATACTCTCTTGCTAATGCTTAACTACTGTGCTTTGAAGGAGACAGCATTCCTCTAGCCAAATGAGGAGCGAAGGGAAGAGCAGGAGTCTGTATCTGAGGTATCAGCATAATTGCCTAAGA
This genomic window from Phaenicophaeus curvirostris isolate KB17595 chromosome 1, BPBGC_Pcur_1.0, whole genome shotgun sequence contains:
- the KCNA5 gene encoding potassium voltage-gated channel subfamily A member 5, whose translation is MEIALLTLENGGATAIASGEDGAARRHRLSDGKERAPQPPALPPPQPRGAPGAEMGPPEEGGHRRGMAMAAAGEEEEEAAVNQGALHHQRVLINISGLRFETQLGTLNQFPDTLLGDPDKRIRYFDPLRNEYFFDRNRPSFDGILYFYQSGGKLRRPVNVSIDVFADEIRFYQLGEEAMERFREDEGFIKEEEKPLPHNEFQRQVWLIFEYPESSSSARAIAIVSVLVILISIITFCLETLPEFRDEREMPMPLPPQSGGLNGTTRDSSPMQPPSSLSDPFFIIETTCVIWFTFELLVRFFACPSKPEFSRNIMNIIDIVAIIPYFITLGTELAHEQQEPRAGSSNGGGGQQQAMSLAILRVIRLVRVFRIFKLSRHSKGLQILGQTLKASMRELGLLIFFLFIGVILFSSAVYFAEADDPESHFSSIPDAFWWAVVTMTTVGYGDMRPVTVGGKIVGSLCAIAGVLTIALPVPVIVSNFNYFYHRETDHEEQAVLKDEHSSAQGSAAGGDAKRRSSRNSLNKSVVHLENSEGFNNGTSSLEKTNIKAKSNTDLRKSLYALCLDTNRETDL